Proteins from one Malaya genurostris strain Urasoe2022 chromosome 2, Malgen_1.1, whole genome shotgun sequence genomic window:
- the LOC131430708 gene encoding small ribosomal subunit protein uS5-like, with amino-acid sequence MADAAPARGGFRGGFGSRGGGGRGRGGGRGRGRGRGRGRGGKEDSKEWVPVTKLGRLVRDGKIRTLEEIYLYSLPIKEFEIIDFFLNRSLRDEVLKIMPVQKQTRAGQRTRFKAFVAIGDSNGHIGLGVKCSKEVATAIRGAIILAKLSVVPVRRGYWGNKIGKPHTVPCKVFGKCGSVLVRLIPAPRGTGIVSAPVPKKLLQMAGIEDCYTMTRGSTTTLGNFAKATYAAIAKTYAFLTPDLWKDLPLSKTPYQEYADFLEKTSKTGQRIIEL; translated from the exons ATGGCGGACGCAGCTCCAGCCCGTGGTGGATTTAGAGGAGGTTTTGGCTCTCGCGGTGGTGGGGGTCGTGGACGTGGCGGCGGCCGTGGACGAGGTCGGGGTCGTGGTCGCGGACGTGGTGGCAAGGAAGATTCGAAAGAATGGGTGCCGGTAACTAAGCTGGGTCGCCTCGTGCGAGACGGCAAAATCCGCACCTTGGAGGAAATTTATCTTTACTCATTGCCCATTAAAGAGTTCGAGATCATTGATTTCTTCCTGAACCGTTCGCTTCGGGATGAGGTATTGAAAATTATGCCCGTTCAGAAGCAGACTCGAGCCGGTCAGCGTACTCGTTTCAAGGCATTTGTTGCCATTGGCGACAGTAACGGACACATCGGCTTGGGAGTCAAGTGCAGCAAGGAAGTCGCTACCGCCATTCGTGGAGCTATTATTCTTGCTAAACTGTCCGTCGTACCAGTTCGCCGTGGCTACTGGGGTAACAAGATTGGCAAGCCCCACACCGTCCCCTGCAAG GTCTTCGGAAAGTGCGGTTCGGTTCTGGTGCGTCTAATCCCGGCACCCCGCGGTACCGGCATTGTTTCCGCACCGGTTCCCAAGAAGCTACTGCAAATGGCCGGTATCGAAGATTGCTACACGATGACCCGTGGATCAACTACAACGCTTGGCAATTTTGCTAAGGCTACTTATGCGGCCATTGCTAAGACCTACGCTTTCCTTACTCCGGATCTCTGGAAGGATCTTCCGTTGAGCAAAACTCCTTACCAGGAATATGCTGATTTCTTGGAAAAGACCAGCAAGACCGGACAGCGCATCATTGAGCTGTAA